The sequence below is a genomic window from Fundidesulfovibrio magnetotacticus.
CAACACGAAACACTTCATGCTGGAAATCAAAAAGCCATAAACCTAAACAAGGATGTGTTTATTAGGTCCTTGTTCCCAGCTCTTCCAGATACTGAAACTGGAATATCTGGCAGCTTTGGTCTAGATATTATGCTACTAGGTCCAGGCTTAAGTGGTGCCCTTCGACTTCAGAGAAAAATTACTAAGAATGGTGAAGGGTATAAAAACTGGAGACTCAATGGAGAGCTGATCCCTCGGATTGTTTCTGAGGATAGATTTGACCCACTTACCCCAGGTGACTTTGTTGTGTTTGATTTTTCAGGAGAAATAATACCATCATCAGCTCGCATTCTATTCGTTGCCGCATCACATCATGAAGACACTTCTCTACACAGGATACTCAATGACAGGCTAGGTAGTGCCAGCATGATCCCTCTGTCTACTACAGAGCTTGAAGGATTAATTGATGCCGCAGGCCTTACCGATTCGCATCCGGCTCTTGAATTCACATTGGATGAAGCCATCGAGGATGCTGCCTTAGGTGGTGTTGAAGGTACAGAACGCCTGTTCAGACGTCGTTCCGGCACCACGATGAACCAGGAAGCCCTGCGGCGCGCCCGGCTCAATGCGGAGGCCGTTGGCAGGGATGGCGAGGCTCTGATCAACTCCTGGTTTTTCTTGCAGACCCGCTCAGGATCAATCCGGCGCCACACCTGGGTTTCCGACACGAACGCCGTCGCTCCATATGACTTTACGATTGAGGACAATTCCGGCAACGAGATCAGGCTGGATGTCAAATCAACAGCCGGCCCTCATGAGCGCCCCCTGCATGTTTCCATGGCTGAGTTGCGGGAAATGTCGGATGAAGGACGACGCTACGATCTTTACCGTGTGTATGCTCTTGAAGAAGACTCCGCCCGGCTAAGGATAGCAGAAAATCTGTCTGGCTTTGCTGCCTCCTTACTCCATACTCTCGCAACTCTGCCGGAGGGTGTCACCCCGGATGGATTTTCGATCTCGCCTGAAGTGCTCCCATTTGGACCTGAAATCGAAATCCACCTGCCAGAGGAAGAAGAGGACTGATCGTGCAGGACAACAGCGACCGGACCGATGTCCTCACCGAGGAACAGCGGCACCGCTGCATGTCCGCCATCAAAGGGAAGAACACCAAGCCGGAACAGAAGCTGCGAAAGCGTCTCTGGAGACTTGGACACCGCTACCGCATCGGGCATGGTCTTCCGGGGAAACCGGACATCGTCTTCCCGTCCCGCCGCGTGGTCATCTTTGTTGATGGCTGCTTCTGGCACCGTTGCCCCGTTCACTTCCAGCAGCCCAAAGCGAATCACGATTTCTGGGAAGCCAAGATCTCCCGCAACGTTGCCCGCGACGCACTGGTCAACGAACAGCTTTCATCAACCGGCTGGAGCGTTGTCCGCATATGGGAGCACGAGGTGCGGCAGGATATCGAGGCTGTGGTCGCCAGGGTTAGGTCCGCCCTGGAAGAGCAGACCATCTGACGATCCAGCATCTACCAGGGAACCACCTTCCCTCCTCCCTCATCCGGCTCGATCGAGCTGCGGCAGTGCCCGGCCCCGAACACGTGGTCCAGGCACCACTCCAGGGCCAGGCCCATGCGGCTCCCGGCCACTGCCGCCTTGCCCACTCGCGAGGACACCGTTTCGTCCGGGTCGCCCCCGGTGAGCACGGAAAGAAACTGGTCCAGCCCCAGAAGCACGTTCCAAAAGTAGCGTCTGATCCTCACCATGGCTTACGGCTCCTCTCCGGCGAGAATCCTGTCGGCGCGCCCGGCGGCGATGAGTCCGGCCGTTTCCAGCGCCCGGATGGAGGCCACCGTGCGCGGATCGGTCAGGTTCATGTATTCGGCGGCCCGGTACTTCTCCCAGAAGACGGCCACGGACGGCACGGACGCTTCCAGGCCTTTCAGGGCTTCCAGCTCGGCCTGGGTGAAGAGGTCCAGGAAGTCGAGCTTGCTCATCCGGGCCAAGCCGCTGTCGGCGTCGCCGAATGGATCGTCCATGAACTCCAGGCACTGCTGCCAGCTTGTCGGAGCGTCCAGCTGGTAGGTGTCCTGCCCCAGCGTGTAGAGCAGCACCGGGTAGGCGCGAAACGTCGGGTTGATGCCGACGCACCGCGCGTGGTCGGAGACGATGCGGACGCCGATCCCGTCCACGTCCAGCATCACGTCCTCGCCCTGTGGAATGTCCACCCCCAGAGAGGCCACGAAAGCCCTGGAAGCATCGTCATACGGAGAATGCAGGATCACGACACCCATTAAAGCCCCCATGCGGTGAAGGTTGAAGAGTCGGCCTTGCCCGCCCCCCCGGCGGCAGGCGAGCAGTTGCCGGATTGTCCGGCTGCGCCGTTGGCGGTGATGGTCGGGGTGCCCGTGAGCGCCCCCCCGTAGAGCAGCTTGGCGCGCCCCCCGCCGCATCCGCCGGTTTCGTTGGTGCCCCCGGTGACGGGCAGGGCGTTGGCCGCTATGGTCAGGCCAGGCCCGACCGTGACGTCATTCTCGACGACAACCACCAGGACGCCGCCCGGACTCCCCTGGCGGTTCTGATCGCCGCTCAGGCCCTGGCTTTGGCAGCTTGGCCCTCCCTGGCCCCCGAACCCGCCGCGCCAGGGCCGTCCTTTGCCGCCGATACCGCCCCACTGGACGTAGTTGATGCCGCAATAGGCGCTTCCCGCGCCCCCTCCACCAGGACCGCCGGTCCCGGCAGCCCCTGCCGCGCCGCCCATGCAGCCCGAATACCAGCCGGACAGGGCCGCGAAATACCCGCCAGCGCCTAACAGCGTCTTGTCGATGATCTTGTTGGCCCCGGCTGTAAGGACGGCCTGGACCACACCCGCGTGATCCTTCCAAAGCTGCGGGTCTCCCAGGTACCAGCCTGCGCGCAGAAACCGCTGGAGGAGCGTCCGGGCATTGGACGTCAACGAGGCGAGCGCGATGGCCGCCGGGATGTCCAGGTCGTAGTTCTCCCAGTCGATGCCCGTGCACCCCTTCCCGTTCATGTGGATGATGGCGGCCGCGCCGGTCACGATCAGGTTCTTGCAGTAGAGGATGTGCCCCCGGCAGGGGTTTTCCACGGTCACCGTGGCCCCGTTCAGGGTGAGCGTGTCGAAAGGTGTGACCTGGATCGGGCCGTTCAGCGTCGAAGGGAGCGTGACCGTCCCCGTGAGCGTCTGGTTCCCCCTGGACGGATACAGCCTGAACAGCTGCTTGCCGCCCTGGATGGTCTGCCGCCAGGTAGTCGCCTTGACGCCCATGGCTAGCTCTCGTCGCCGCTGAAGATGAAGGACACGTTGGCCTGGTCGGAGATGACCCGCACCTTGTCCGGGCTCGCCGAGGCTGCAATGACCACCTTTGAATCGACGAAGAACGGTTCCCCTGCGGCCAGTGTCCCCCGCCAGATCATGCCCTTGGACGCGTTGGCCGAGGTCGTGAGCCTGACGAGGATGGCGGCCACGTTGGTCGCTTCGTTGTTGCAGATGATGAGCCCGGCGGATTCGAATTCCTTGTCGGCCGCCGGAACCACCAAATCCGTTTCCTGGGACACCGCGACGCTGTTCAGCGCATAGTTTTTCAGGGCCATGATGCGTTCCTTTTATCCGAAGGTGAATCGCCGCACTTTGCCGTATGCAACACGCGGCGCGTTCGCCGGGTCCTGCCCCAGCGCGACGCCGGCAAGCGCCGGAGTGAGCACGGCATCCACGAGCTTGCACGTGGTCAGCCCGGTTGCCGATGCGTATTCGACCGCCGCCACGTGCGAACGGGCCAGCGACGCGCCCAGATCGGCACGCACGGCCCGGCCCGCTGCCAAGTGCCCGGTCACGTCGCCCACGGCCGTGAACGTGGCCGGGCCCACGTACTCCACCACCCATCCCAGATCCTTCCAGGCGTCGGACTGGGCCTCCGCTGCGGCCGCGTCCTGGGCATAGCCCCGGGCAACGTCGGCCTGTTCACCGGCGAAGCGGCAGGCCTCGCCAACGTCCACCAGGGCGTCCGGGAATCCCTCCTCGTGGCCGTTGCCGCCGAAGCCGCCGGGATTGGCCTCGGTCTTGCGATCGGCGTTCCAGAACTTGCCCAGCAGGCGCTGGACCGCTTCCGGCAGGCTCATACGACCTCCTCGATGACGATGGTGTCCGACGACGCCAGGCCCGGCGCATCGAAGCCGATCGATGCGGTGTCCGCGAACCGGGCCAGGAAGGCGGTCTGCTGCAGGTACTGCTCGTCGCCGCTGTTGAAGATGAACAGGAACGGCTCGCTGATGCCGCATTCGCGCTGCATGCGCAGGAACTTGTTGACGGCCTCCTCGTGGCGCATGGCCTTGAGGCTGATCTCCGCGCGGCGGTACTTGGTCTTGCGCTGGAAATGCCGGGTGCCGCTCCCGACGATGGTCGTGGCGGAGGGGTCCACCCAGCGCAGCCTGGCCCCGTAGGAGAAGTTGATCC
It includes:
- a CDS encoding protein NO VEIN domain-containing protein gives rise to the protein MSGKIALKRLSRSDLTFFQHQHETLHAGNQKAINLNKDVFIRSLFPALPDTETGISGSFGLDIMLLGPGLSGALRLQRKITKNGEGYKNWRLNGELIPRIVSEDRFDPLTPGDFVVFDFSGEIIPSSARILFVAASHHEDTSLHRILNDRLGSASMIPLSTTELEGLIDAAGLTDSHPALEFTLDEAIEDAALGGVEGTERLFRRRSGTTMNQEALRRARLNAEAVGRDGEALINSWFFLQTRSGSIRRHTWVSDTNAVAPYDFTIEDNSGNEIRLDVKSTAGPHERPLHVSMAELREMSDEGRRYDLYRVYALEEDSARLRIAENLSGFAASLLHTLATLPEGVTPDGFSISPEVLPFGPEIEIHLPEEEED
- a CDS encoding very short patch repair endonuclease — its product is MQDNSDRTDVLTEEQRHRCMSAIKGKNTKPEQKLRKRLWRLGHRYRIGHGLPGKPDIVFPSRRVVIFVDGCFWHRCPVHFQQPKANHDFWEAKISRNVARDALVNEQLSSTGWSVVRIWEHEVRQDIEAVVARVRSALEEQTI
- a CDS encoding amidohydrolase, encoding MALKNYALNSVAVSQETDLVVPAADKEFESAGLIICNNEATNVAAILVRLTTSANASKGMIWRGTLAAGEPFFVDSKVVIAASASPDKVRVISDQANVSFIFSGDES